ATTCATTACCAGTTAGAAGAGTTAAAAGCAGCCCAGTTAGATAGTCCCACAGAGTTAGAAGAGTTAGAACAAGAGCGCGATCGCCTTCTTCATGCGGTAGAATTACAGCAACTGAGTTATCAAGTGTATCAGATACTTTACCAGCGAGATGATGAAGCCCCAGCAGGAACCGATATTCTCACGGAAGCGGAAAATACTTTAACGGAAATGGTGGAGTATGACTCCCAATTAACGCCAATCTTAGAAATGGTACAAACGGCGATGACGCAAATTGTGGAGGCAGGACAACAAATTTATTCCTATGGGGAAGGATTAGAGTCTGATCCTAATCGGTTAGCGGAAGTAGAAGATCGCATTCATACTCTCAAACAAATCTGTCGTAAATATGGTCCTGATTTAGGTGACGCGATCGCGCATCGAGATAATCTGCAAGCAGAATTAGAAACCCTCAATGATTCCGAACAATCTTTAGAAGCCCTAGAAGAAAAAACAGAAATTGCCCATAATACCCTGCTTGAAGCCTGCGAAATCCTCAGCCAACAGCGACAAAAAGCAGCAACACAACTAGAAAACCAACTCATTGCAGAATTAAAACCCCTCGCTATGGAAAAGGTGCAATTTTCTTGTCACTTAACTCCTATTGATCCGAGTCCACAGGGGGCAGAACAAGTGAATTACTACTTTAGTCCCAATCCTGGCGAAACTCCCAAACCCCTTTCCGAAACTGCTTCTGGTGGGGAAATGAGTCGGTTTTTATTAGCCCTCAAAGCCTGTTTCTCCCAAGCAGACCAAAAAATGCAAACCCTGATTTTTGATGAAATTGATACAGGGGTTTCAGGAAGAGTCGCTAGCGCGATCGGGCAAAAATTACGCGCCCTGAGCCAAAAACATCAAGTTCTCTGTGTGACTCACCAGCCTTTAGTGGCAGCGTTAGCCCATACCCACTTCCGCGTAGAGAAACAATTTTCTCATTCTCGAACCATGGTTTCTGTCATCCAACTAGCAGATATTAACACTCGCCGTGATGAACTAGCCCAACTCGCAGGGGGAGAAAAAGACGAAAACGCGATCGCGTTTGCAGAATCCTTACTCAAACAAGCCCATATTAAATAAAGGTGTGGCTATACCTGATAACTAGTGGTTTAGAATGGGGATAATTTTTTGAGGAGGCGCAGTAAATAGTAATGAAAGCTGTGGTTTTACTTTCAGGAGGGCTAGATTCTTCCACTGTTCTTTATCAAGCCAAAGCCGATGGTTGTCATTGTTATGCCCTTTCTTTTGACTATCAACAACGTCATCAACGGGAACTAGAAGCCGCAAAAGCAATTGCTCTATCAGCAGGGGTTATACAACACCAAGTGATTAATTTTGACTTAGGATTGTGGGGTGGCTCAGCATTAACAGATCAGCAGTTAGAAGTGCCGCGCGATCGCGATCCTTCAGAAATGGCAAATAGTATTCCCATCACTTATGTTCCAGCTCGTAACACGATTTTTCTCAGTTTTGCCTTAGCCTATGCCGAAGCCTTAGAAGCAGAACGGGTTTACATGGGAGCAAATGCTTTAGATTATTCGGGATATCCTGACTGTCGCCCAGACTACATTCAGGCAATGCAAGAGGTGTTTAAGTTAGGGACGAAACAAGGGCGAGAAGGAAACCCCATCAAAATTATTACGCCACTTCTTGATCTTAAGAAAACAGAAATTATTGAGTTAGGAAATCAATTAAATGTGCCTTGGGAAAAAACTTGGTCTTGTTATCAAGGGGGTGAAAAGGCTTGTGGCGTTTGTGATGCTTGTCAGTTAAGATTAAAGGCATTCCAAGCATTAGGATTAACCGATCCCATTTCCTATCAAGAATCAAATGAGTGAAAATAAAATTCCTGAATTTGCCATTTTTTGCGACTTCGATGGAACCATTACAGGAGAAGATACATTTGTTGGGATGCTTAAAGCAGTTGCCCCTCATTTGTGTGATCAATATCTTCCTGATATTTATACCCAAAAGCTAACACTGCGCGAAGGGGTGAAAAGAATTATTGAATCTATTCCCTCTCGTTCTTATTCGGCTATGATTGAATATGTGGATGAAGTTCCTTTGCGCCCTGGATTAAGTGAACTGGTTAAGTTTGCAATCGAACATCAAATTCCTTTCCATGTGGTTTCGGGGGGATTAAAGGATATGGTCAAGCGAGTTTTAAGCACTCAAATGATTGGAAACTCCCCTTTAATTGAAAAAGTTGCTTCAATTAGTGCAGTAGATATTGATACACGCCAAGAGTATTTAACGCCAATTTCTGATTATGAAAAGGGAACTGAATTAGTTGCCAAGGTAGAAGTAATGAAACAATATTCAGGGAAGCAAAATATTTCAATTGGTGATTCAGTAACCGATTTAAATATTGCCTTAAATGCGGATATTACATTTGCGCGCGATCGCCTTGCTAAATATTTAGATAAAGCAGGGAAATTTTATTACCCTTGGGAAGATTTTTTCTCAGTGCGCGATCAATTATGCGAACTCTGCTTTGAAAAAAGGTAATCCTAATTACTTATTTTTCTAATAAAAAGACAAATTCTTGATTAGGTTTCTCCACTTCTTGTAACCATTGATTTGTCCATTTCATGCTTGCCATGACATTTTTTTTGTAGTCCAAATTAATGACATCTAAAACTTTACCATTCCGTTTTAAGACTGCATTTAATTCTTCGGCAGTAGCACGACCCCCAGAACTATAGGATAAAATAACCCAATGGGCAGGAACTTTTTGAATCAGCTTTTCAATAGCTTCTACTGCTAAAAAGCGACCATTCTCATTACATCGAAACTCCTCAAATACTGATCCTGCTAGCTTGTCGGAGGTATCTTGACGACGTTTTGCTTTCCCAAAGAGGTGAGGCTGATCATATAAGCAAATGGTTTTCCAAAGATGATAATAAGACGCATATCTTACCCGAGACGGTGGCATTTTTTCATTATTTGATCCATAGGGAGGATCAAGATAAGCTAAGTCAACGGAAATTTCGGGGATTAATTCAAAGATATCTTGACAAAACACTTGATTTGGTTTTGATGATATAAAAACATTTGGCACTTCTAACTGTAAGGTTTTATAAGAACGTGGCGACCAGTTTTTGAGATAAGAGACAAAATGTCCTAATGTATTATCCACTTGATCTAGGGCTAAAATTAGGCTAGTGAGGGCGACTGCTTTATCAACAGTCGAAAGTTGTAAGGTTTCAATTTCTTCGCGGATAGCATCTAGTTTTCTTGTATTATGAACTTGCCAAGGCTTTTTTAATCCATCAGCTTGAATTGCACAGCCATGATTAGGGTTTCCCCCATAGTTTTCTGTAAACCAGCCATCTTTGGGAGGAAGGTTATTGAGATGATCAATTAGTTCTTGATACTCGCTGGGTTGCTTTTGGTTAAGAAGATAACATTGACCAAACACTTTTGACCAAATTGCTAGATCATTACTAATTACTTGGTAACCTAATTTGGCAAAGGCTTGAGAAACTCTTGTTGTTCCGGAGAACGCATCTAAAATGGTATGAGCTTCAACTTTTTTTGCTAATTTTAGGATATGGGGTAAGAGTTTTAACTTTGATCCAGTATATTTAATCCCTTCTGTTTTGGGAATCTCAATATCATAATCCTTGAAAAGAGGTAAGGTTTGCATTATCTCTCAATTCCTGATGCTTGTTTCATTCTAATAATGTCTTTCTCTATTATTTCCAAGGCTGATTGATGACCAATATCTGAGGAAACAAGAGCGTGAGATAATAGTTTGACAAGAATAAGATTATGTGAGTATTCGATCCATCCATTAGTAATACTATCAAAGTAATTCAAACCATTTTTTGTGTGTGTCCACAAACCACGTTGTAATGCATTAGCATCACCTTTGCCATATCGAACTTCGCAGATATATTCTTCTGATGCATTATAAAACTTATATACAGGATGTTTTCTTCCAGAGCCTTTATCATATCTGGTTATTCTTACAGTATCATTAATCGCACGCTCATAGTTAAAAACAAGAATATTACAACGTTGGTTCTTTTCATCATAAATAAGAGGCAAAACGTTGATATGATAAAAATTGGTAAAAGCAGGATCAGAGAGAATAGCTTGAACTCTCTCCATGTCTATAATGTTATTTCCTTCTTGTTCAAGTCTAGAAAACATCTGAGACTCTTTATCAGTTGATAGTTGAAGAGGGCCATTACCATAAGCCTTAAGACTTACTGAAAATTCTTCTTGAGTAATTTCATTAGTAATTTTTATATCTTCTTCTTTAGATTTTTTGCGATACAAATCCTTTCCAACATGGATTGATTTAAAATCGTACATATATTGATTTATAAATTCAGCAATCGCTATTTCTGCTAAGTCGCCATGAGTTTTATTTCCCACTAAACGCATTGTAAAAATATTACTTAGTGTAGTAGTTATTAAAGATGGGTACTTTTTAACCAAGAGTTGAAGTCTATTAGTAAAATCTTTATAAGGGTTATTTGTCATATATTTGATGTAAGAGACGCGGTTCGGTTTTGAATGGCTTGTATAGCGTGATAGATGTCTTGAAGCCGTGATTCCCAGTTTCTAGAAGACACGAATTAGTTCTTGAAGAATGGGTTGACGCAGGTTTTCTTTTAGGGCTTCTCTAGTTCCTAAATCCACTGGATGACCAAGGATATCTTGTAGGTAAAGTTTGATTCTGATGAACTGGAATAGGCTAATGGGTTGGGAAAATTCAGCGAGAAGGTCAATGTCACTGTTAATGTGGGTGTTATTTTTTGCCACTGATCCAAATAACTCTAGAGATTTAATTCCTAGGGCTTCTAGTTGAGATTGATGAGTGGTGATTTTGTGAAGGATTTCTTGACGATTCATGTTTCTGAATTATTTCACAAGGATTTGTATTTCAGCCAAGCTAGGCTGATGCTTCAAAAGTATTAAAAAGCTACTGAACTAAGTTTTTGCAAGTATTCGTGGTTTCAATTTCAGTAATATTGGAGAGAGTTGTATTGGCAATATTGGTTAAGGCTTCTTCGGTAAAAAAGGCTTGGTGTCCAGTAATAATAACATTGGGAAAGGTTAACAAGCGTTGAAAAACATCATCTTCAATAACTTCGTTTGATAAGTCTTCAAAGAAGAGATCAGATTCTTTTTCGTAAACATCTAAAGCGAGATAGCCAATAGTTTTACTTTTTAAGCCTGTAATCACAGCTTTCGTATCAATTAAACCGCCACGACTGGTATTAATTAACATTACGCCTGGCTTCATTTTAGTAATGGAGGTTTCATTGATTAAATGTCTATTTTCTTCGGTTAAGGGACAATGAAGAGAAATAATATCCGATCGCGCATATAATTCATCTAAGGAAACATACTCGCCAAAATTAGAAAAACTCTCATTAGGATAGGGATCATAAGCTAACACTTTGCAACCAAACCCTGATAAAATTTGTCCTGTTATGTAACCAATATTGCCTGTCCCAATAATCCCAACGGTGCGACCATATAAGTCAAAGCCAAGTAAACCATTAAGGGCAAAGTTTCCTTCTCGCACTCGATAAAAGGCACGATGAATTTTGCGATTTAAAGTTAAAATAAGCGCGATCGCGTGTTCGGCAACAGCATGGGGGGAATAAGCAGGAACGCGAACAATTTTGATTCCTAATTCTTTAGCGGTTTCGAGATCAACATTATTATATCCCGCACAACGAAGGGCAATTAATTTGACTCCTTGTTCAGCAAGAATTTTTAAGGTATCACCACTGACTTCATCATTAACAAATACACAAACGGCGGTTGCATCTTGAGCTAATATTGCCGTTTTTTCACTTAAATGAGGTTCTAAAAAAAGTAACTCATGGTTATAATTTTCATTGGCTTCCGTAAAGAATTGCTCATCATAGGGTTTAGTTCCAAATAATGCAACTTTCATAAGAATAAAATTATCAATATCTGCACTATAATTTTACACAAAAAATCAATAAATAGCCATTAAATAAAGTTTAAGAATTACGTTGCATTCTTGTTCGTAAATACATAACTACTGGAAACTGATAATATTCCACAATTAACCAAATTAAAATGACAAAATGAGCAAGAAATGTCAAAATTGTCCAAACAGTGGGAAGCCAAGCGAGAGGAGTCCCCGGAATGGGAGGGAAAAGATAAGCTCCAGTTCCGACAATCAGGGGAGGAATGGTAATAAAAAGCACTCCTAGCACAAAATATTCCCAACCAATATCAAGTCCTTTGCGATAAGGGTTACTCCATTTTTTGCCATCCCAATACCAACTGAGAGGGATTTCACTATCCATCATTTTTAACACTTGTTGGGAAAAATTAGCCGTAAAAAGATGCTGGCAAAATTCACAGGAGAAAGTATCCTCCATTAAGGGTAAGGGTTTAACTTCTCCAGTACGACAAACTGGACAAGGATAGGTTTCGTTTTCGTTGAGTGATGTCATAACTAGCAAAAATTAAGCAAAGTTAGCTGGTGGTTGTTCGCTTTTTTCTTTTAGTTTCTTTAATTGTTCTTGGATTAGCTTATAGAGATTTTTCCGAGCAATTTCTGTGCCATTATCATAGTTTCCTGATTCATCAAAAAAGATAAAACTATCCACTTGTTCTAGAGCCAAAAGTTCAAATAAGATATGTGTCACTGGAATCGGTAAAGCCATTAACTGCGGATCATTATGTTGAGCAAAGGCGCTGGCATCCTCTAAACTGGGAAAGGCATAAATCACCCGTTTCTCTAAGTTCTGATTTTCCCGATGACGCAGGGTTGTTACTTGCCAATGTTGTTCGGTACTTTGCAAGATATAATACTCTTGATGCTGGAGTTGATGAGCAATTAATTTTAAGGTAGGCGCGATCGCGCGTTCCATAACTACTGGCATCCCCTGCTCTTCTGGGGCATCTTCAATTAGCTTTCTCAGTTGTTGATCAATATCCATAGTGCTTGTTAGCAATAATCGACTCTTCCCACCATTATGTCTAATTTCTCTCCCCAATCGCGAGAACAATCTTCTATTTTGTCTCGTCTCCGTGAACAGCTATCAGCCCCTCCGCCCAGTGATACCGAGGAATCCATCTCGTTAAGAGTCTTAGTGCAAGTGTTAGTGGCCATTGGGATTCTTGCCACAGATTTTGCAGGTGACACCAACTATAGTTTATGGGCAATTCCCATTAGTTTGATTGGGGCATTTTGGAGTTGGAAACAAAGACATGAGCGGAATACCACGGCTAAATTCCTAATTGCAATTGGGATGTTAATTGCGCTGGCAGTATTTTTTAGGAATCTTGTCGGCAGTCTTAATGATACGCGATTAGTTTTAGCAGAACTACTCATTCAACTACAAGTATTACATAGCTTTGATTTGCCTCGCCGTAAAAATCTTGGCTATTCCATGGTGATTGGTTTAATTTTACTAGGGGCAGCAGGAACTCTTTCCCAAACCATTGCGTTTGCCCCTTTACTGGTAGTTTTCCTAATTATTGGGTTACCTGTTCTCGTTTTAGATTATCGCTCCCGATTAGGCTTTGATCAATCCTCTGAAACTCACTCTTCCCAGAAAAAACCTCTCTTTTCTAACTCAGCTTTACCCTTACGCCGTTTAACCCTCTTCTTTGCCTTAATTTTAAGTTTAGGGCTAGTGATTTTTGCTGTAATGCCTCGTTTTCCCAGTTACCAAATTCAAAACTTTCCCGTGAGTGGGGCAGAATCTTTAGAAGATGAGGGCTTTGATAATAATGATCGCGAGATTTCTAGCTCTGGCTATGTGCGAGAAGGAGACAGTGATGATGATGATGGTGAAGGAAGTGGTAATGGCGAGGGAAGCCCAGTAGAAGGCGCAGGGGAAATGAGTCAAGACTTTTACTATGGCTTTAGCAATCAAATCAACCAAAACTTAAGGGGAGAATTAAATCCGCGGGTCGTTATGAGACTGCGATCGCAAGCAGATGGTTGGATTAAAATGCTTGCTTTTGATCACTATACTGGTGAAGGGTGGAAAATTGAAGAAGAAGAGCCTACGCGAGAAATTGATCGCCCCAGTTGGTCGTATCGTTTTCGCCTCTCTACGCCTTCTACACAAGCGCAAACAGAACGAGTGGTGCAAACTTATACCGTAACCAACCAACTCCCCAATTTAATTCCAGCTTTACCCAATGCCAGTGAAGTTTATTTCCCCACCCGTGAAATTGCCGTTGATCCTCACGGGAGTCTGCAATCTCCTGTACCATTAGGGGAAGGATTAACTTATACCGTTGTCTCAAGAGTTCCTTATCGCGATCGCGCTCAATTAAGACAAGCTGGAGATAACTATCCAGAGTCCATTCGCGAGACTTATTTACAAGTTCCCTCAGAAATTGAAGACAGAATCCGCGAACACGGAGAAAGCCTCCTCGCAGAGTCTTCCCAACCCCTAGACGCAACTTATGAAAAAGTCTTATATTTAGCCCAAACCCTCAAGCAAGGTTATCAGCTACAACCAGATATTCCCTTTTTAGAAGACGATCAAGACTTAGTAGAAACATTTTTATTTGATTGGGAAGGAGGCTATCCCGATCACTTTTCCAGCACCCTTACCATTATGTTGCGTTCTCTCGGGATTCCAGCGCGACTTGCCACAGGGTTTAGTACCGGTGAATTTAATCCCTTTACGGGACTTTATGTCATTCGTAATACCGATGCCTTTGCCTTAACTGAAGTTTATTTCCCCAACTACGGCTGGCTTCCCTTTAATCCCATTCCTGGATATGAGGTAATTCCTCCCTCTGTAGAGCAATCAGAGACTTTTGGCGTTTTGCGTCAAATTTGGAATTGGGTAGCAGGCTGGCTTCCCACCCCTGTTGCTGGTTTTCTAAACTACCTCTGGACGCTTATTATTGGCTCTATTACGAGCTTTTTCCGCGCCCTCTGGGGATTTATCACCCAAGGCTGGGTAGGGGCAATTACAGGGCTAATTGGGCTATTTGTGGCAAGTTTTTTAAGCTGGCTTGGCTGGAAACAATTACAACGTTGGCGTTATCAACGCTGGCTATCTCAACTTCCTCCCGTGGCAGGACTATATCAGCAAATGTTACAAGCCTTAGAACAAGCAAATGTTTCTAAACAACCAGGGCAAACCCCCTTTGAATACTTACAAACTGCAACTGTTCAATTAGAAAATGCTCAAGCTGAACTAGTAGAAGAAATTTCCCAAGCCTATGTTTCTTGGCGCTATGGGGGGTATGAGGTAAATTTAGATTATCTGCGGAATCGCTTAAAGCAATTAAAGCGAAGTCTAAAACGTCTCTCTTAATTTTGAGCAAGTTTCGGGAGTAAGGATCTCAGCTTCCTCTTGATATTTCTCGTTATCAATGAGATAATGACAATTTACGGTTAGTTTAGCGGAACTGGCGGAATTGGTAGACGCGCTAGATTCAGGTTCTAGTGTTCGTAAGAACTTCCGGGTTCAAGTCCCGGGTTCCGCACTTTTAGTTAGGGGTTGCTCATGAGCAAAAGTAATGTTTTATCTAGGAATTGATTTTGGTACTTCTGGGGCAAGAGCGGTTGTTATTGATGAAAATCAAACCATTCAAGCTCAATCAGACTATTCCTTTTCCAATAATGATCACCAAACTCAGCAATGGCGTAAAGCTTTATTTACCCTGATTAATGATTTACCGATCGCGCTACGAGAAAATCTCTTAAAAATTGCTATCAATGGCACTTCCTCTACTGTTCTACTGTGTGATGAGATAGGAACGCCACTGACTGAACCGCTATTATACTCCTACCGCACCTCACAGGAAATTATAAACCGCCTTACTCAAATTGCCCCTGCTGATCATGTGGTGCAAAGTGCCTCCTCTAGCTTTGCCAAACTCCTATATTGGGAGCAAGAAGGGATTATCTCCCAAGCCCATTATTTTCTTCATCAAGCAGACTGGCTTGCTTTTCTGCTTCATGGTCAACTCGGCATCAGCGACTATCATAATGCTCTAAAATTAGGCTACGATGTGGAGAATTTATGTTATCCGCCATGGCTAAAACAACATCCTAACTTCTCAATCTTACCGCAAGTTTTTTCCCCAGGAACTCCCATAGCTTCTATCACAAACGAGATGGCGGCGAGATTTAAAATTACTCCTCAATGCCAAATTTGTACGGGAACAACTGACAGTATTGCCGCTTTTATCGCCAGTGGAGCTAATCAACTGGGAGAAGCCGTAACCTCTATTGGTTCCACTTTAGCCTTAAAACTCTTGAGTTCAAGCCCTGTGCAAGCATCAGAATATGGAATTTATAGCCATCGTTTTGGTAATTTCTGGTTAACTGGTGGCGCTTCCAATACAGGTGGTCAAGTTTTAAGGCAATTCTTTAGCGATAAACAATTGAAAGAGCTTTCTCTAAAAATTGACTATACCCAACCGACTAATTTAGATTACTATCCTTTATTAGAACCTGGGGAACGTTTTCCTATTAACAATCCTAACCAGTTACCCAAACTTTCACCGCGCCCTGATGATGATTTTAAATTCCTACAAGGCTTGCTAGAAAGTATTGCTCGCATTGAAACTCAAGGCTATGAAAAATTACAGGAATTGGGCGCAACTCCACTCAGAAAAGTTTATACTGCAGGCGGTGGCGCAAAAAATGAAGTTTGGCAAAAAATTCGGGAACAATTCTTAAAAGTTCCAGTTAAGCCTTCTCCCAACACAGATGCAGCTTACGGTACGGCTATTTTAGCGCGATCAGGTCTTTCCTAGATAATATGGCTATCAAGTGGATCGGGAGTGCGATTCGTTCAGTCTAAACACACTCTTGTAGTGATGGGGACGACTGGCTTCTGGGGGGTAACCGATTAGGTAGAGTTCGCACTTTAATCCCTCCCAGATGACAACTCTGTGACCTTACAGGTGAGAGTGACCAGTGTAGCAATAGCAAAGACCACTGGAAGGGGTAACTCCCATAACAACTCAAGTCCTGTCGCCAAGGCACTTGGTTGAAAGCATATTCCCTACGGTAGCGACTAGCCATCAATCCGTAAAGCGGGAATAGAAGCGGAAAGAGGAAGGATAGCCTGTGTCCCAGTCCCGTTAGCAAGTCTCTAAGGAGAACAAGGTCTAAGGATACGATTGAATCATCGTTACCGCTAACCAGAGAAATCAGGCTGACTACTCTGGGAGTCCCAAAAAAAGGGCAATAGTTGGGGTGACAAGAGGATTCTCGTCTACTTGTCAGTGCCACCCATAAGCTCGGTGAGGAGTATCCCTCCTAAAGGAGACAAACCAAAGGTCACAGGGAACGAAGTAACTCCCTCGTTTACTCTCAACTCTGGTCGATGAGTGGAGTAGTCAGCTAAGACGCAACATCTACTTTCATTTGGTAGGTAGCGGGGGAGAGAGATTGAGTCAGAAGCAAACGCTCTTTGTAACAGAAGAGATAAACTGACGGACTCACGGTTAGATGGATTGTAGAGGTACAAGTAAGAGTACATAAGTTATGAACACGGACACAAACCGATGTATTAAATGGGGCGACATCAATTGGCATAAGGTCGAGAGAGTCGTCTATAAGCTCCAAAAGCGCATCTACAAAGCGTCTCGTCGTGGAGATGTCAAAGCAGTTCGCAGACTCCAGAAATTGTTAAACAAGTCTTGGTCGGCTAAGGTATTAGCGGTGCGTAGAGTTACTCAGGATAATCAGGGCAAGAAGACGGCAGGAGTGGATGGGGTTAAATCCTTGTCCCCAGAAGCACGTATGAAGCTCGTAAATAATCTGAAACTGGGTTCAAAGGTCAAACCAACTCGAAGGGTGAGGATTCCCAAGCCTAACGGGGAGGAAAGACCTTTGGGAATACCTACCATGTATGACCGTGCGCTTCAAGCGTTAGTAAAATTAGCCTTAGAACCTGAATGGGAGGCGGTCTTTGAACCAAATTCCTACGGGTTCCGAGCAGGACGTTCAGCCCATGATGCCATTGAAGCAATTTTCGACGCTATTCGGTTCAAACCCAAATACGTGCTTGATGCGGATATATCCAAATGTTTCGACCGTATTAACCACGAAAGACTTCTGAATAAATTAAATACCTTCCCCACGTTTCGGAGGCAAATCCGAGCGTGGCTCAAGTCAGGGGTAATGGAAGGCAAGAAGTTTTCACCAACGTCTGAGGGTACGCCACAGGGTGGGGTCGTATCTCCGCTATTGGCTAATATCGCCCTCCACGGTATGGAAAACGAGATTAAATCTATTGCTGGCAGTTTCGATATGAAGCGTCCGAATGGATATCAATTACCATTAAGGGATAAGAAAGACTCTGTTAGTATAGTCCGATATGCGGATGATTTCGTAATCTTACATAAAGACCTAGCCGTTGTCCAAAGATGTAAAGAGGTTATCACAGGATGGTTGACAGACATGGGCTTAGAGTTGAAACCGAGCAAAACCAGAATCGCCCACACCCTTGAAAATTACGAAAACGAAAAAGCAGGATTTAACTTCTTAGGCTTTAATATCCGCCAATACAAGGTGGGTAAATATACATCAGGAAGGGATTCAAAAGGTCAGATTCTGGGATTCAAAACGCTCATCACCCCTAGTAAGGAGAGTCAGGAAAGACACTACCGAAGAATTTGTGAGGTGATAGATAAGTATAAGGGACAGTCACAGGCTGTTCTGATTACTAGACTTAATCCCATAATCAGAGGTTGGTGTAATTACTTCTCTACGAAAGTCAGTCAAAAGGTCTTTTCGAGACTAGACTACCTGACTTTCTGGAAACTATTTAAGTGGGGTATTAAACGTCATCGAAACAAAGGAAGAAAATGGATAAAGTCCAAATACTTCCGAACGATAGGTGGCGATAAATGGACATTTGCTACTACTCCTCGTGAAGGGTCGAATCCTATAGTGTTGATGAAGCACTCACAGACAGCAATCGTCCGCCATGTCAAAGTTAAGGGAGATAAAAGCCCCTATGACGGCGACTTAATCTATTGGAGTTCAAGAATGGGCAAACACCCTGAGATGCCAAAGCTAACGGCATCGTTGCTCAAAAAGCAGAAAGGGAAATGCGCTCACTGCGGATTGTTTTTCCGAGATGGAGATTTATTAGAGGTTGACCATATCGTTCCCCGCTCAAAAGGTGGTAAGAACGAGTACAAGAATTATCAACTACTCCATCGACATTGCCACGATGAAAAGACCAGAACGGATGGGAGTTACGACCGCGTGGCTACCATCATCCCAAAGGATTACCGATGGGAGAACGATATGCTGGTGACGTGCTGATGACAACAGCCGTTTAACTGAG
This window of the Euhalothece natronophila Z-M001 genome carries:
- a CDS encoding transglutaminase TgpA family protein, whose translation is MSNFSPQSREQSSILSRLREQLSAPPPSDTEESISLRVLVQVLVAIGILATDFAGDTNYSLWAIPISLIGAFWSWKQRHERNTTAKFLIAIGMLIALAVFFRNLVGSLNDTRLVLAELLIQLQVLHSFDLPRRKNLGYSMVIGLILLGAAGTLSQTIAFAPLLVVFLIIGLPVLVLDYRSRLGFDQSSETHSSQKKPLFSNSALPLRRLTLFFALILSLGLVIFAVMPRFPSYQIQNFPVSGAESLEDEGFDNNDREISSSGYVREGDSDDDDGEGSGNGEGSPVEGAGEMSQDFYYGFSNQINQNLRGELNPRVVMRLRSQADGWIKMLAFDHYTGEGWKIEEEEPTREIDRPSWSYRFRLSTPSTQAQTERVVQTYTVTNQLPNLIPALPNASEVYFPTREIAVDPHGSLQSPVPLGEGLTYTVVSRVPYRDRAQLRQAGDNYPESIRETYLQVPSEIEDRIREHGESLLAESSQPLDATYEKVLYLAQTLKQGYQLQPDIPFLEDDQDLVETFLFDWEGGYPDHFSSTLTIMLRSLGIPARLATGFSTGEFNPFTGLYVIRNTDAFALTEVYFPNYGWLPFNPIPGYEVIPPSVEQSETFGVLRQIWNWVAGWLPTPVAGFLNYLWTLIIGSITSFFRALWGFITQGWVGAITGLIGLFVASFLSWLGWKQLQRWRYQRWLSQLPPVAGLYQQMLQALEQANVSKQPGQTPFEYLQTATVQLENAQAELVEEISQAYVSWRYGGYEVNLDYLRNRLKQLKRSLKRLS
- a CDS encoding FGGY-family carbohydrate kinase, with translation MFYLGIDFGTSGARAVVIDENQTIQAQSDYSFSNNDHQTQQWRKALFTLINDLPIALRENLLKIAINGTSSTVLLCDEIGTPLTEPLLYSYRTSQEIINRLTQIAPADHVVQSASSSFAKLLYWEQEGIISQAHYFLHQADWLAFLLHGQLGISDYHNALKLGYDVENLCYPPWLKQHPNFSILPQVFSPGTPIASITNEMAARFKITPQCQICTGTTDSIAAFIASGANQLGEAVTSIGSTLALKLLSSSPVQASEYGIYSHRFGNFWLTGGASNTGGQVLRQFFSDKQLKELSLKIDYTQPTNLDYYPLLEPGERFPINNPNQLPKLSPRPDDDFKFLQGLLESIARIETQGYEKLQELGATPLRKVYTAGGGAKNEVWQKIREQFLKVPVKPSPNTDAAYGTAILARSGLS
- the ltrA gene encoding group II intron reverse transcriptase/maturase; translation: MNTDTNRCIKWGDINWHKVERVVYKLQKRIYKASRRGDVKAVRRLQKLLNKSWSAKVLAVRRVTQDNQGKKTAGVDGVKSLSPEARMKLVNNLKLGSKVKPTRRVRIPKPNGEERPLGIPTMYDRALQALVKLALEPEWEAVFEPNSYGFRAGRSAHDAIEAIFDAIRFKPKYVLDADISKCFDRINHERLLNKLNTFPTFRRQIRAWLKSGVMEGKKFSPTSEGTPQGGVVSPLLANIALHGMENEIKSIAGSFDMKRPNGYQLPLRDKKDSVSIVRYADDFVILHKDLAVVQRCKEVITGWLTDMGLELKPSKTRIAHTLENYENEKAGFNFLGFNIRQYKVGKYTSGRDSKGQILGFKTLITPSKESQERHYRRICEVIDKYKGQSQAVLITRLNPIIRGWCNYFSTKVSQKVFSRLDYLTFWKLFKWGIKRHRNKGRKWIKSKYFRTIGGDKWTFATTPREGSNPIVLMKHSQTAIVRHVKVKGDKSPYDGDLIYWSSRMGKHPEMPKLTASLLKKQKGKCAHCGLFFRDGDLLEVDHIVPRSKGGKNEYKNYQLLHRHCHDEKTRTDGSYDRVATIIPKDYRWENDMLVTC